From a region of the Ammospiza nelsoni isolate bAmmNel1 chromosome 26, bAmmNel1.pri, whole genome shotgun sequence genome:
- the LRRC3C gene encoding leucine-rich repeat-containing protein 3C gives MTAAQGVLLRPITMGLLLQSLFLLFLLLLGSCLHPAAAFPKGCYPSEEEGLKIFRCSNAQLTEVPRDIPNDTNKLYLDFNQIPFLPRDAFRDLPLLLELDLSHNAIARIETGAFQGLAEHLHSLDLSSNRLVSVSKDTFSNLKAKVNLSHNPWLCDCRLQELIRAVELVAESSGSIVCDSSTQEEHVGKAFLQVIADTDLCNVYKKTTDIAMLVTMFGWFAMVISYLVYYVRQNQEDARRHLEYLKSLPSKQRRSEESSTISTVV, from the coding sequence ATGACTGCGGCACAAGGGGTTCTCCTCCGCCCCATCACCATGGGACTGCTTCTGCAgagcctcttcctcctcttcctcctccttctgggCTCCTGCCTCCACCCAGCCGCTGCCTTCCCCAAGGGCTGTTACCCCTCAGAAGAGGAGGGGCTGAAGATCTTTCGCTGCAGCAACGCTCAGCTGACCGAGGTCCCCAGGGACATCCCCAACGACACCAACAAACTCTACCTGGACTTCAACCAAATTCCCTTCCTGCCTCGCGATGCCTTCCGGGACCTGCcgctcctgctggagctggatctGTCCCACAATGCCATCGCCAGAATTGAGACTGGGGCTTTCCAGGGCCTGGCAGAGCACCTGCACTCTCTGGACTTGTCTTCCAACAGGCTGGTGTCGGTCAGCAAAGACACTTTTAGCAACCTGAAAGCCAAGGTGAACCTGTCCCACAACCCCTGGCTGTGTGACTGCCggctgcaggagctgatccGTGCTGTGGAACTGGTGGCTGAATCCTCGGGGAGCATCGTGTGCGACTCCTCCACACAGGAGGAGCACGTGGGCAAAGCTTTCCTGCAGGTCATTGCAGACACAGATCTCTGTAACGTGTACAAGAAGACCACGGACATCGCCATGCTGGTCACCATGTTCGGCTGGTTCGCCATGGTGATTTCCTACCTGGTTTATTACGTCAGGCAGAACCAGGAGGACGCCCGGCGGCACCTGGAGTATCTCAAGTCACTGCCCAGCAAACAGCGGCGGTCGGAGGAGTCGTCCACCATCAGCACTGTGGTGTGA